In a genomic window of Novosphingobium sp. KA1:
- a CDS encoding copper resistance protein B, giving the protein MARFFPVLTSLLLATSPLAVQAQEANPTPPQADEHAGMDHGSMDHSQMDMSGMDMSAPDMKGMDHSAHAVPASTVSDEPGDAPPPPVPTDFPAQRFFAPDRMAASRAAMVKEMKFNTFALQVDQLEFRTGKGGDGFGWEGQAWYGGDIDRIVLASEGEGTFGERAERIELNAYWRHALDPWFNLQLGMRQDFRPDPQRTYALVGIEGLAPYWFELQGQLLVSNKGDVHARGKAGYTQRITQSLVLEPEAEVNFAFQDVPALNVGAGFERLEMGARLRYERNRSLDPYVGVNWERKLGGTARIARTAGEGVSGVSAVFGVRAMF; this is encoded by the coding sequence ATGGCTCGGTTCTTCCCGGTCCTCACCTCGCTGCTGCTGGCGACCTCCCCTTTGGCCGTGCAAGCGCAGGAGGCTAATCCCACACCGCCTCAAGCCGACGAACATGCCGGAATGGATCATGGCAGCATGGACCATTCGCAGATGGACATGTCCGGCATGGACATGAGCGCGCCGGATATGAAGGGCATGGATCACTCCGCTCACGCCGTCCCCGCAAGCACGGTCTCCGACGAGCCGGGTGATGCCCCGCCGCCACCGGTGCCGACCGACTTTCCTGCGCAGCGCTTCTTCGCGCCCGATCGCATGGCGGCGTCGCGCGCGGCGATGGTGAAGGAGATGAAGTTCAACACTTTCGCCCTTCAGGTCGACCAACTGGAATTCCGCACCGGCAAGGGCGGGGACGGTTTCGGCTGGGAAGGGCAGGCGTGGTACGGCGGCGATATCGACCGGATCGTGCTTGCCAGCGAGGGCGAGGGCACCTTCGGCGAGCGGGCCGAGCGTATCGAGCTTAATGCCTACTGGCGTCACGCGCTCGATCCCTGGTTCAACCTGCAACTCGGCATGCGGCAGGACTTCCGGCCCGATCCGCAGCGCACTTACGCGCTGGTCGGCATCGAGGGGCTGGCACCTTACTGGTTCGAACTGCAAGGTCAGTTGCTCGTCTCGAACAAGGGCGATGTCCACGCACGCGGCAAGGCGGGCTATACCCAGCGCATAACCCAGTCGCTGGTGCTCGAACCCGAGGCTGAAGTCAATTTCGCCTTTCAGGACGTACCGGCGCTGAACGTCGGAGCGGGCTTCGAGCGCCTCGAAATGGGTGCGAGACTGCGCTACGAGCGAAACCGATCGCTGGACCCTTACGTGGGCGTGAACTGGGAGCGCAAGCTTGGCGGAACCGCCCGGATTGCGCGGACTGCGGGTGAGGGGGTGTCCGGCGTTTCGGCGGTCTTTGGTGTGCGTGCGATGTTCTGA
- a CDS encoding SLC13 family permease has protein sequence MSPALLSALILLGALVLFVSERVRHDLVALFALIACLAAGLVTPAEAFTGFADPAVIAVAAVLVVGRAIELSGAAAVVASRIIPPGAPFAIRLSSLLLVGALLSAFMNNIAALVITMPIASEIARSARRPPAATLMPLAFATILGGMTTLIGTPANLILSSVRETRLGAPFGFFTMTPVGIAVTIVGLAYLALIGWRLLPKRGGEVTDEKAPWRVYELEVRDETFDFAELRQRLRRSGARLLAMFRDIERIEGIDRLLPQDRLLVLSRENQWSVAAKSGLASDVAVDRDPDAVTGRVVVAYGSPLIGMGYDEVRTRSLQQLQVVAVGPRVAKERVQLVDMRIGPGDQLYIRGPQRVLGAFCAGARLLEIDRHDPISTARPQALAILAIFAAAIGSIVALGLSPALAFTGAAVLIAAARLLPAEEIYRSIDWSVIVLLAAMIPVGQSFEHSGAAAIAAQWLGQALGGIPLIGVLAALCAVTLVLSIFLNNVATAIIMGPLAIDAANLLHVSPDAALLAVLIGASSDFLTPIGHQNNLLVMGPGGYRFGDYARMGAPLVALVVGCAALTLSWLYA, from the coding sequence TTGAGCCCTGCCCTCCTCAGCGCGCTGATCCTGCTCGGCGCGCTGGTCCTGTTCGTCTCGGAGCGAGTGCGGCACGATCTCGTGGCCCTGTTCGCGCTCATTGCCTGTCTTGCAGCCGGACTTGTGACGCCTGCCGAAGCCTTCACCGGCTTTGCCGACCCGGCCGTGATTGCCGTTGCCGCGGTGCTTGTGGTTGGCCGCGCCATCGAACTCAGCGGTGCGGCAGCGGTTGTCGCCAGCAGGATCATTCCTCCCGGCGCACCGTTCGCGATCCGCCTCTCCAGCCTGCTTCTGGTTGGCGCCCTGCTCTCCGCCTTCATGAACAACATTGCCGCGCTGGTCATAACGATGCCGATCGCCTCCGAAATCGCACGGTCTGCAAGACGCCCGCCGGCGGCGACACTGATGCCGCTTGCCTTCGCGACGATCCTGGGCGGCATGACGACACTGATCGGCACGCCTGCCAATCTCATCCTCTCCTCGGTGCGCGAGACCCGGCTCGGCGCGCCTTTCGGCTTCTTCACCATGACGCCTGTGGGCATTGCCGTCACGATCGTGGGACTTGCCTATCTGGCGCTCATCGGCTGGCGTCTCCTGCCGAAGCGTGGCGGCGAGGTGACAGATGAAAAGGCCCCCTGGCGCGTCTATGAACTCGAAGTGCGCGATGAGACTTTCGATTTTGCTGAATTGCGCCAGCGCCTTCGCCGTTCCGGTGCGCGGCTCCTTGCAATGTTCCGCGATATCGAGCGGATCGAGGGCATCGATCGGCTGTTGCCCCAGGATCGGTTGCTGGTTCTCTCGCGAGAGAACCAATGGTCCGTCGCGGCCAAATCGGGCCTGGCCTCGGACGTTGCTGTAGACCGCGATCCCGATGCCGTTACGGGTCGGGTCGTTGTGGCTTACGGTTCGCCCCTCATCGGCATGGGCTATGACGAAGTCCGTACGCGTAGCCTGCAGCAATTGCAGGTTGTAGCCGTGGGCCCCAGGGTCGCCAAGGAACGGGTTCAGCTTGTCGACATGCGCATCGGCCCGGGGGACCAGCTCTACATCCGTGGCCCGCAGCGTGTTCTGGGTGCTTTCTGTGCCGGAGCACGCCTCCTCGAGATCGATCGGCACGATCCGATATCCACGGCGCGCCCGCAGGCGCTCGCAATCCTCGCCATCTTTGCCGCAGCGATCGGCTCCATCGTCGCGCTGGGGCTATCCCCTGCCCTCGCGTTTACCGGGGCAGCCGTGCTCATCGCCGCAGCGCGCCTTCTCCCGGCCGAGGAAATCTATCGCTCCATCGACTGGAGCGTGATCGTCCTGCTCGCCGCGATGATTCCGGTCGGTCAGAGTTTCGAGCATAGCGGGGCGGCGGCCATCGCCGCACAGTGGCTGGGACAGGCCCTCGGCGGGATTCCGCTCATCGGTGTGCTGGCAGCGTTGTGCGCGGTAACCTTGGTGCTGTCGATTTTCCTCAACAACGTGGCGACCGCGATCATCATGGGGCCGCTGGCGATCGATGCGGCAAACCTCCTGCACGTCAGCCCGGATGCCGCGCTGCTGGCGGTACTGATCGGCGCGTCTTCGGATTTCCTGACGCCGATCGGCCACCAGAACAACCTCCTGGTCATGGGGCCGGGAGGCTATCGGTTCGGCGACTACGCACGCATGGGCGCGCCGCTGGTGGCGCTCGTCGTGGGCTGCGCGGCGCTTACCCTCTCGTGGCTCTACGCCTGA